The nucleotide sequence TGAACGGTCACACCTTCCTCTCTCAAACAACGCATACGGAGTTAGCTGACGGATTCGGACGGTAAGAGTCGCCCGGCCGCTTGATTCAGCGGCTTCACCCCGGAAAATTGGGTCCCCCGTTCCTTAACGGATTCTGCGGATTAGGAAATAAATTGAGCCTATCATACTCCTGGATAATTTTACTTGTAAAGGGATGAAATACTGGGTTTTTATAGATGAATATTAAATCAATCTCTGTTTTTCTTCTGTTTACTCTCGTTTTCTCTCTATCTCAATTTTATTTGAGCAGCTGTCGTTTTTGCAGTCTGGTATAGACAGTGATTAAAAAAAGAAGATGCAAAGAAAAAAGAGTATGCTCAATTTGCATACTCCCTTTTTGTTCGTGTTATTTAGTTCTTTCATTCAAGGAGCCGCTCCAGATCCTTATCAACCACAAACACTTCAATTCGTTCGCCCATCTTTGTGCTGATATCGCTGTGGCTTGAAAGAACCCTGCAGCCCGTGCAGTTTTCTACAATTTCTTCAAATTTTTTACTGTACATTTCACGCAGAACCTGTCTCATTTGTTTAACGAGTTTTCTGCCATTTTCGTTTTCAACCAGATGTTTTTCCTCAACTGTGAGAACGCCCTTAAACCGGGCAATGACCATATCATGGACAATGTAGGTTCTTGTTTCCTGCGGTCCGCGTCCGATTAAATCCCTTTGAAGCTTGATAAAGGCTTCACTTAATTCCATTTCCAATTTCTTTTTAGGCGACACAGCCATTTGATTATACCCCCGGCACAAATGCTTTTGATTAGGATGAACGGATGCCGTTCAAGAGGATTTTAGAAGATGGGAAGATCCCCCTTGAGCTTTGCATCATTAGACGAGTTTATCTTACTTACCCGCCATGACCCTGTCAATAGCATTCTGTAAATGACAGGAAACAGAGTGTACAGTTGACAGGCTGATACAAGCGGGAGAGAGAAGTGAGATTTTTTAAAAACGTGAGGAAATGAGAGTAAGAGAGAGAATAATAGACTAAAGGTCACTAAAGTCCCTGTTTTTTAGTGTATTTCCTTGTTTACACAGTTTTATCGCGGGAGTAAGATAATCTCGTAATCACGAATTGCATATCGGCCTAGTCCCGTGACACGGGAACGGAGGAACCAATTTTTTGGGGTTAATTCTGCTTTTGCAGAAAGGATGAGATCTTTCGCCATCCTACCCGTCAGCTAACTTCGTCGGCTAAAGCGAAGGAGGTCCAAAGACCGCCTTAACAGGAGTCTTTTTTTTACTGCCTTTTTTTAGGCAGAGAAGAGGCCTGGGGACTGTAGAAGGTCTTTTTGATTCAGCAATTCGTTTGAAAAAGGAAAAACGGAAGACGGAACGCAAAGAGGGCTGCGGCTTGCTGGGCGTTAAGTAGACCAATGAGTACTTTTTCTCCAAAACAGCCATATGAGAATCAATCATGCCGGGCAGCTGCCTGCTGATTTGATTACATGTGTACTGGGTTGGGGGAAGAGTAAGCATTGGTCTCTTTTTTTGTTCTATGGCTGATTGATCCTGAAAGGGTTAATTCAGCAAGAGAACAAAATGCACTGTCAATCATGGAACGATTCGGGGGATAACGATGAATCAGACACTGGTTATAGGCAAGGGGGATTTATTCGTTTCTGTAATAGAGGAGATTAACGTTCACCGCAAATACGCAGATGTGATGTCTTATGAACAGTATGCGTTTGAGCTGACAAACTCAAAGGGAGGCAATACAAGGCTGGATAATCTGCTTGAACTTGAAAAGAGATTTGACGGCTATCAATCTGTCTATATTATCTCGGATTCAATCAACGAAGGATTTGAACTGACGGCTTTTTTCTCTGATCTGGGAACAATGAGGATTGTTGTGATGACAGATGACAGCAGGCATTATGATCTTTACAAAAAATTAGGCGCCAGATATGTCATTTTCAGCAAGCCGGCATCATGCTCCTATTGGCTCGGAGAATTGAATCAAGTCTAAAGCAGACAGCAAAAATCAATTAAGGAGGTGGATCTCTAAAAGAGATATCAAACCAGAACTGAATACTTAATCGCTTAATTTCACAATGAAATCGGGGGATCCAATCTTTTGCGGCAAATTGCCGCTTGGGGTGAATCCATCTGAATATGGTGGCAGGGCAGCTCTCATAGCCCGAATCCGACAGCTAACCCCGAAAGCGCGATGAGGGAAATCGAAACTGCAGGTGCGGCATGCTTTTTAAGTGATGCCTAAAAGCCGCGGAAGAACCCTCTTCCGCGGTTTTTTACTGGAATAAAGAGTGAATTCAGGTGCTGTCCGGCTGTTTGGCTGCCGGAGCAAAGACGGAGCGAAAAGGCGGGGAAGGTTATGGAAGCAATGCTGATTTGCATACCGAGCTATACGAGGCTTGGGTGCCTGGATGAGATTCTCCCTGAGAACTCGTCGCTGTCCTTTATTACGGGAGATTACAGTGTAGAAAGTCATTTAAGATCCAAAGGGTTTAAAACCATTTATTTTATCAGGCAAAATGCCCAGTATCTGCTAATAAACGAGCCTGTCTCAAGAGTGCTTCTTCTCGAGGACAAAATAGCCGAGACCTGCAGGCTGATGGAAATACTCAAAGCAAGCGTCAGAGCGCCGATTACCGTTATTACTAAAAAGGCGAATTACCCGGCCAGGCTCTATGAACTTCTCGGTGCCCAGCATGTCATGTATTCAAAAGCAGATAGCGTGAAATTTTTGATTCAGTAAGAACGGGGGGATTTTACTATGCTTGACATCATCATGGCGGTGTCTTTTGCAGCTCTTGCGCTGCTAATGGCCGGACTGATCAGCTGGTCTGAAAAGATTGTGAACGAAGGAAGGGAAGAAAAGTGATGATTGTTTTGCTTGGCGGAATTGCCGCCATAACGCTTTATTTGCTTTATGCACTTGTTAACCCGGAAAAATTTTAACTTGCGGAGGAAAAGACTTTGAGTGTACTATCCATTCTTTCAATTATCCTGACATTGTGGCTAGCTGTGCTGCTTTCCAAGCCGGCTGGACTATATATTGCACAGGCATTTTCTTATGAAACAACAAGGCTTGATTCCATTTTTGGACCTTTTGAGAAAGCAATTTATAAACTGAGCGGCATTAAACAGAAGAATAAAGGTTTCAGGCAGTATGCTATAGCTCTGTTGCTTTCAAACATCTTTATGATTTTCATCGTTTATCTGGTGTTTCGTTTTCAGGGTTCGCTTCCTTTGAATCCAAGCGGTATTGCCGGAATGGATCCAACGCTTGCTTTTAATACGGCCATCAGCTTTATGACAAATACGAATCTTCAGCACTACAGCGGGGAGAGCGGCCTGTCCTATTTCTCACAGATGATTGCCATCACGTTTATGATGTTTACGGCACCTGCAACCGCTTTTGCAGCTGCGATTGCACTTATTAGAGGATTATCGGGTAATCCGCTTGGAAATTTCTTTGTTGATTTAATTCGTGCGATCACAAGGGTTTTTCTGCCGCTTGCCTTTGCAGCCGGCCTGATATTTGTCTTTCTTGGCGTTCCTCAAACGCTTGATGCCAGTGTCACGGCCAGCACAGTGGAAGGAGCAGAGCAGACAATCGCAAGGGGACCTGTTGCTTCTCTCTTATCCATTAAAGAAGCGGGAAATAACGGCGGAGGATTTTTTGGAGTCAACTCAGCCCATCCGTTTGAAAATCCCAACGCAGTGAGCAATGTGCTGCAAATGCTTTTAATGCTTCTCATCCCGACAGCCCTTCCATATACGTATGGAAAAATGGTAGGCAATAAAAAACAGGGACGAATTTTATTTGCGGCTATGGCAATGATTTTTGCAGTGTTTCTTGGAACAGCTCTTCTATCCGAATTTCAGGGGAATCCTAGACTGGCTGAAGCAGGTCTTGAGCAGGCTTCAGGAAGCATGGAAGGGAAAGAGGTGCGGTTTGGTACCGTTCAATCCACTCTCTATGCGATTGTCACGACTGCTTCTGAAACAGGGGCTGTCAATACCATGCATGATACGCTTTCTCCCATTACCGGAATGCTGGCCTTGTCGAATATGCTTCTGAATACCGTGTTCGGCGGTGCAGGTGCCGGATTCATGAACATTATCATGTACGCTATTATTGCTGTTTTCTTATCAGGCCTTATGGTTGGGCGCACGCCGGAATTCCTTGGCAAAAAAATTGAAGGAAAAGAAATGAAGCTGATTGCGGTCACTCTGCTGATTCATCCGTTTTTGATACTTGGATCAACAGCCCTGGCGCTTTATACGCCGCTTGGATCTGACGGTATTTCAAATCCAGGGTTCCACGGGCTTTCCCAAGTGCTTTATGAATACACGTCTTCTGCAGCCAATAACGGTTCAGGCTTTGAAGGTTTGGGGGATGCCACTCCGTTTTGGAACATCTCAACAGGTATTGTCATGTTTATCGGAAGATACTTTGGAATCATTGCCATGCTTGCCGTAGGAGCATCTTTAGCGGCTAAAAAGCTTGTACCGGAAACAATTGGCACATTCCGTACCGACACAAGCCTGTTTGGAACCATTTTTGTCGGAGCGGTATTCATTGTCGGAGCATTAACCTTCTTTCCGGTATTGGTTCTTGGGCCAGTGGCAGAGCTGTTAACTTTATAATTCAATTGGAGGATCCAAAATGAGTAAGACACTAGCGACAGCAGTGAAGGCTGCTGATGAAAGATATGATCAAAAAGAAGCTGCCGGACAGACAGAACCTGAAGGGCACAAGCCGGTAAACCGGACGAAATCAGGTCAAGGGCTGATCGTCAATGCGGTAAAGGCTTCCTTTCTGAAACTTGATCCCCGGATCATGGTCAAAAATCCAATCATGTTTATAGTAGAAATCGGTTTCTTCTTAACTCTGCTGCTTACTTTTGCACCAAATGCATTCGGACCTGCGGAAGTCAGCACGGCGTTTAATTTAACCGTCTCCCTGATTCTTTTATTCACCGTACTGTTTGCCAACTTTGCTGAAGCATTGGCAGAGGGAAGGGGGATGGCTCAGGCAAACGCGCTGAAAAATTCTAAGAAAGAAATGACGGCAAACAGAGTAAAACCAGGCGGGAATATTGAAAAGGTTGACTCCGCGTCGCTTCGCAAGGGGGATGTGGTCATTGTGTCCCAGGGTGAATTTATTCCTGGAGACGGTGAAATCATTTCCGGTCTTGCTTCTGTTGATGAATCCGCGATTACGGGTGAATCCGCTCCGGTCATTAAGGAAGCGGGAGGGGATTTTAACTCTGTAACAGGCGGAACAAAGGTGGTCAGCGATCAGATCAAGGTGAGAATTACAAGTGATCCAGGTGAATCTTTTCTTGATAAAATGATTGCTCTTGTTGAGGGGGCACAGCGCCAGAAAACACCGAATGAAATAGCGTTGAATACGGTTTTAACAAGCCTTACTCTTATTTTCATGATTGTCGTTGTGACTCTTCCTTTTTATACGGATTACCTCGGGTTTCGTCTTGAAATACCGGTTCTGATTGCCTTGCTTGTCTGTCTGATTCCTACGACAATCGGGGGATTGCTCTCTGCCATCGGAATTGCCGGGATGGACCGGGTAACACAGTTCAATGTCATTGCCATGTCGGGAAAAGCCGTTGAAGCTGCAGGAGACATTAACACAATCATTCTGGACAAAACAGGTACTATTACTTTCGGAAACCGAATGGCAAGCGAGTTTATTCCTGTGGGCAATGCCCCAATGCAGGATTTGGCGCAATGGACGGCCGTCAGCTCGCTGGAGGATGAAACACCTGAAGGAAGATCGGTTCTTGAGCTGCTGAAGAATAAACAGCTTTCATACAGAACGGATCTTGCAGATGGAGGAACGTTCATTGAATTTAAAGCGGAGACCCGAATGAGCGGAATGGATTTGCCTGACGGATCAGTTGTAAGAAAAGGTGCGGTGGATGCCGTGAAAAAATGGGTTCTCTCAAGCGGAGGCACCATTCCGGCTGATCTGGACAAGAAAACGGACGATATTTCCAAAGCAGGCGGTACACCTCTTGCTGTAGCGATGAATGATCAGATATTCGGATTAATCTACTTGAAAGATACCGTTAAGCCTGGAATGAAGGAGCGTTTTGACAAGCTCCGCAGCATGGGAATCAAAACCGTCATGTGTACAGGAGATAATCCGCTCACAGCTGCCACAATAGCAAAGGAAGCGGGTGTGGATGAATTTATCGCAGAGTGCAAACCTGAGGACAAAATTGAAGTCATTAAATATGAGCAGGCACAAGGCAAGCTCGTTGCGATGACGGGAGACGGCACCAATGATGCCCCTGCTCTTGCCCAGGCGGATGTGGGTCTTGCCATGAACAGCGGGACGGCAGCTGCGAAGGAAGCTGCGAATATGGTTGATCTGGATTCAAATCCTACGAAAATCATTGAAGTAGTCTCAATCGGAAAACAGCTGCTGATGACCCGCGGTGCCCTGACAACGTTCAGTATCGCAAACGATATTGCCAAGTACTTTGCGATTATACCGGCCATGTTTATGCTCGCCATTCCGGAAATGAGCATGCTGAATGTGATGAGGCTTGACTCGCCAATTTCAGCCATCCTGTCAGCCCTGATTTTTAACGCGATCATCATTCCGATTCTGATTCCTCTCGCAATGAAAGGCGTCAGCTACAAGCCGATGAGTTCAAATGCCCTTCTCAGAAAAAATCTGCTTGTATACGGTTTGGGAGGAGTCCTGGTTCCGTTTATCGGCATAAAATTCATTGATCTTTGTCTTGCCCTATTTATATAAGAAGAAAAGAGGTTCATAAAGTGGAAGAAAAACAATCAATCATAGGACCGATTATTAGAATGAGCCTGGTGTTAATGGTATTCTGCGGACTGGTATATCCGGCTGCTGTAACAGTCATTGCCCAGGCCGCTGCTCCGGACAAGGCAGATGGGAGTTTAATTTACGATGAGAATGATAAGGTAATAGGTTCTGAGCTTATCGGACAGTCCTTTACAGAAGCAGGCTATTTCCACGGAAGAGTCTCAAGTATAGAATACAACGGTGCAGGATCAGGATCGAACAACTACGCACCATCAAATGAAGATATGCTGAACCGTACGAAGGAATCGATAAAAGAGTGGGAAAAAAATAATCCTGAAACACCTATAAGCGATGTGCCGAATGATCTGCTGACAAATTCAGGTTCAGGACTTGATCCGCACATAAGTCCAAAAGCAGCCTACGTTCAGGTCAGCCGCGTCTCAGAAGCAACGGGAATTAAAAAAGCTAAACTTGAAAAGCTGATTGAAAAACATGTGCAGGGAAAAGAACTTGGACTGTTTGGGGAAGAAAGAGTGAATGTTCTTAAATTGAATCTGGACTTGAAAAACATGAAGAAACAATAAGTATGGCTATGTTTCTTTAGCCTGTATTTTAAAAATAGTGGACTGCAGTTGAACCCGCCTGCCTCCTGCGGGATGAAGTGGGCACGGAAGATCCCATAAGCGCAGCGAGTTAGCGGAACAGCCCTTTATATGGAAAGATAAAATGTGAAAACCCACAAATATAAGAGTGCTGACCGAAGTTAAGATTTTTACCTTTGTGCCGTGCTCATACCTTCTATTTTAAGCAGGCTACGTTCGTCCTTGTTTCTTAAATATAAGTTTAAGCACCAGTGGACTGAAGCGGAAGGCACTTGACTCCTGCGGGATGAAGAGGGTACGGGAGACCCCGCAGGCGAAGCTGAGGAGGCTCCCGGCCCTCCCCGCGGTAATCTTGTGACTGTAGCGCAAGGGAACGGGTATGATTTGAGATTTAGATTCATCATAAAAACAGTCCTGCCATCAAAAAGAGAGGAGAATGAGTTCACGTCTTCTTTAGCCTGAAAAGTATCTCATCTCTCTGGGTAGCCATCTAGGAAAGCACTTGACAGTTTCGTTCATATCGGGAAGCTTCCGGCCCTCCCCGCGGTAATCTTGTGACTGGAGCGAAAGGGAACGGATGCCACTGTATAACAACAATCTATGCGAAAACAGCCACAATAAAAGATCCGCCTCAGCTGCCGATTGCGCTGAGGCTGGATTCTTGTGAAGGGCTGACTGAGCTGTTTTTTATTGAGGAGGTTAAAATATGACCGAAAACCATCCATATTTCAGACGGAAAACCCCTCAGGAGCTGCTTGATGAAATAGCAGAAATGAACAGGGGCAAGCTGAAGCTTTATGTAGGAGCAGCCCCCGGGGTTGGGAAGTCCTATAAAATGCTCCAGGATGCCCACGACTTAAAGCTTGAAGGCATTGATGCAGTCATTGGCCTGATTGAATGCCACGGAAGAAGAGAAACCGAAGATTTAATAAAAGACCTTGAAGTCATTCCCCTTAAAGAAATGCCGTATAAAGGAAGCATATTCAGAGAACTGAATACAGAAGCCATAATTGAAAGGAAACCGGCTGTTGTCATTATCGATGAGCTTGCTCATACAAATATTCCAGGGTCTAAAAATCTTAAACGATATATGGATGTTGAGGAGATTCTGGAAGCAGGAATCAATGTCATGTCGGCCGTCAATATTCAGCATCTGGAAAGTGTCCACGATATTGTCCAGCAGATAACGAGAGTGGCTGTGCGCGAAAGGGTGCCTGATTTGTTTGTTCAAAGAGCAAGCGAAATCCAGCTGATTGATGTGACGCCTGAAACGCTCAGAAAAAGAATGACAGAAGGGAAAATTTACGGCTCAGATAAAATCGAACAAAGCCTCTCCCATTTCTTTACCGTTCCGAATTTATCCGCTTTAAGGGAGCTCGCTCTTAGAGAAGTGGCGGATGATGTAGATGAAAAAATGGAGCAGATCAGCGGAAATCTTTCATACGGACCCATTGGTGTGCATGAAAAAATACTTGTTTGCGTCGGGTACGGCCCTACTGCCGAAAAACTGATCAGAAGAGGCTGGAGGATGGCGAACCGCCTCCGTGCACAGCTGTATGTTCTGCATGCTGTAAAATATCCGAAAGAATCATTTACTCAGGAGATGAGAGAAAAAATAGAACGGTGGCAGCTGCTCTCCTCTCAATTTAATGCCGTCTTTTTGCTTGAGCATGAGAGAAACCGGAAGCCCGCTGAGATTATTATTGAGGCAGCAAATAAATACCATGTGACACAGATTCTGCTTGGACAGTCAGCAAGAACACGATGGGAAGAAATCCGAAAAGGGTCTATTGTAAATACCATTATGCGAAAAACAGAAAACATTGATATTCATATCGTTTCAGATGGAAAAATATAGAGAGGACTTTTAAGAAATGAATATTGCTTTTTTCCTGATCCCTAAAAAGGATGTTGTCTATTTGCCTATCCAGTCGACGATGCGGCAGGCGCTTGAAAAGATGGAATACCACCGTTATTCGGCGGTTCCGCTGCTTGATCATGAAGGCAAATATGTCACGACGCTGACAGAGGGAGATCTGCTCTGGAAGCTGAAAAACACCCCAAACCTGAATTTTCACAACACAGAAAAGATCAGGCTGACGGAAATTTCTTTTCACCGCAAAAACGAGCCCATTTCCATTCAGGCTGAAATGGAGCATATCATTTCCAGGGCCATGGAACAGAATTTTGTGCCTGTGACAGATGACAAAGGAATCTTTATCGGAATCATAAGAAGGAGAGAAATCATCGAGTATTGTGCAAGTCAGATGTTTGCTCCGGCAGTAATTTAAAAGGGCTGCACTAATGGGTGCAGCCCTTTTGGTTAAGCAGAAGCAGATTCTTCTTTTTTCATATATTTTTTAAGGAATGGATAGATGACAAAACCTGCAAGGAAAAGGCCAACGCCTAAAGCAAACGTTTTGAGATCCGCTGTTCCTGTAACAATAACCCAGACAGAATAGATACAGGCTATGGACGCGATGATCCCGTCTCTTACACGTGAACCCTTTACCAGATCATACGTTTCTCCTTTAGCAATCAGCTTCAGGAAGAAGATGGAGGATACAAGGTACGGGAAAAGATAAGCAAGTGTAGCTGACGTTGTCAGGAACGTATAAGCTTCGCTGATGGTTCCTGAAATCGTTGAGAAAATGAAAATCTGCGACATCAGATTTGTAATCAGCAGGGCATTTTTAGGACTGCCTTTTTTATTGGTCTTTGCAAAGAATGCCGGGAAGATCCCTGATTTTGCAGCCTGATACGGTACCTCCGATGAAAGCAGAATCCAGCCGATTGTGGAACCGAAAAGTGAAACAACGGCGAGCAGAGCCATTGCATTCGCTCCTGCATCTCCCAAAATAACGGAAAGAACATCGACGAATGGCTTGTCGGACGCCTGCAGCTGATCATGCGGAAGAACAGACATCGTAATAAGAGTGATAACCATATAGATGAAAACCGCAATGATTAAACCGGTAATTGTAGCTCTTTTCACATCTCTTTGTGAGGATGCGCGTCCTGATAAAATGACGGCAGATTCGATGCCGACAAACGCCCACAAAGTTGAGATGGCAGCAAACTGAATTTGACTGGTCAGTCCCAGTGTATTGCCGCTGTCTGTTTCAACCGGGAAATAGAATTCGCCGAACGCGGCAGATTCAAGTGCGAATAATCCCGCAATAATAAACAGCATAAACCCGATCACCTTAGAAGCTGTGGCGACAAAATTAAGCTTCCCTGCACCTGTCATGTTTGTGACAAGAATTGTATGAGTCCCCCAAAGCAGAATTGTGCAGACGGCAAACGTTATTGCTCTTCCAAGCTGAACGTCCTGTGAGCCGATCGTAAAGAGAACCGATTTGTCAGACATAATTGGGAAAAAAGAGGACAAATATCCGGCAAAGCTTGTGATAATGGCAACATTGCTGATCCAGTTTGCGACCCAGTATCCCCAAACCATGCTGAAGCCTGCTACGTTTCCTTTCTTGGGCGAATCAAAAAGCGCTTTGGCATAGCTTTGAGGACCTGCGGTAAGGTCCGGTCTGCGGATGGAAAGATTGCCAAAAACCAATGCGATCATCAGGACGCCGAATCCAGTCACAAGCCAGGCGCTTGTTACACCCAGTGGACTTGCTGTCTGTGCAAGTGTGCTCGGCAGCATGAATATACCTGAGCCGACCATATTTCCTACAACGAAGGCTGTTAACAGCCAAAAACCCCATTTTTTCTGTTTCAAACCATGAAACCTCCTAGAGAACACATACCTTAAGTCTGTGTCATTTTTAATCGAAACAAACAAAAAGACGCACGGAAAAGTCCGTGCGCCAAATACGCAAAAACTCACCATCATCTCCTGATAGCACTCCGCAGAGCAATCTGCGGCAGTCCGGCACCTGTTCGATGCCGTCCCAGCGTATAACAGTGTGGCTGTTTTACACTTCGGCGCGAAGGCCTTTCAACATGCTCTCATCAGCCCCACCGGCTTCATGCATGCTACTCTTCCTATCGCGCAACCTCTACCTCACTGAGATGACGTGAGGATTTTTTTTATGTTATTTTGATAGAGCTAATTTAGCAGGAACATATAGCAAATGTCAACAAAAATCGTGTATTTCCAATAGTTACAAATGCGTGCCGTGAAAAACTTCACTTTGCATTATGAGGGAAAATCTACTATAATTTACAAAGATAACGTTTTCTTTTTTTATGAAATAATACATGGAAGAAGGGTACATGATGAACTTGGGATTCGGCGAAATCATGTTAATAGTGTTTGTGGCACTTCTGCTATTCGGACCGAAAAAGCTTCCGGAGCTGGGCAAAGCTGCAGGCAAAACACTGAGAGAATTTAAAAATGCGACAAAAGGCTTAATGGATGACGATGACGTGAAATCAGATAAATCGGTGAAGTAACTAAGAACAGCCTGCGGGTTGTTTTTTTTTTTGATTTCAAAAAGAGTAAGAATTATACAAAAATTCAAACGAATGTTATATAATAGACCTGTCAGTTTATTTAGTGAAGCGAAATACTTAACAGGGGGGAATTTTATGAAAGCCGCTACATATGCAGAAACGTGGGATTTGGATGTATTTTTTGAAGGAGGCAGCAAGTCTGAAAGTTTTAAGCGTCACTTAGAAGAGCTTGAAAAGGATGTTCCATTATTTAAGGACGAGGCAGATCGGCTGGATGTGCCAAGCTCAAAAGAGGATTACGTTTACCTTAATCAAATCCTTGACTCATTCCAGGGAATTGCTAAAAGAATTAGACAGGCAGGTGCATTTGTCGGCTGCCTACAGGCTCAGGATACAGAGGACAAATACGCAGCTGTGCTGAGAGGAAAAGTAACGCAGCTCAGCTCTCACTTTCAGAATGGACTCGCAAGCCTTGATCAAAAGCTGGTAAAAGTGGAGGATGGAGTCTGGGAAGAGCTTATTCAGACGGAAAGTCTGGCTGACCTCAGCTATGTGCTCACTGAACGCAGACACAAAGCGAAGAATAAACTGCCGATGGAGCAGGAAACGCTGATTAATGCTCTATCAGTTGACGGATATCATGCGTGGGGACAGTTTTATGACACACTCGTCTCAACGGTGAAAATTCCATTCAGCGAAGATGGAGAAGTCAAGGACCTTTCAGTTGGTCAGGCGGCCAATAAATTCTCAAGTGCAGA is from Bacillus sp. FSL H8-0547 and encodes:
- a CDS encoding CBS domain-containing protein, whose product is MNIAFFLIPKKDVVYLPIQSTMRQALEKMEYHRYSAVPLLDHEGKYVTTLTEGDLLWKLKNTPNLNFHNTEKIRLTEISFHRKNEPISIQAEMEHIISRAMEQNFVPVTDDKGIFIGIIRRREIIEYCASQMFAPAVI
- the kdpA gene encoding potassium-transporting ATPase subunit KdpA; its protein translation is MSVLSILSIILTLWLAVLLSKPAGLYIAQAFSYETTRLDSIFGPFEKAIYKLSGIKQKNKGFRQYAIALLLSNIFMIFIVYLVFRFQGSLPLNPSGIAGMDPTLAFNTAISFMTNTNLQHYSGESGLSYFSQMIAITFMMFTAPATAFAAAIALIRGLSGNPLGNFFVDLIRAITRVFLPLAFAAGLIFVFLGVPQTLDASVTASTVEGAEQTIARGPVASLLSIKEAGNNGGGFFGVNSAHPFENPNAVSNVLQMLLMLLIPTALPYTYGKMVGNKKQGRILFAAMAMIFAVFLGTALLSEFQGNPRLAEAGLEQASGSMEGKEVRFGTVQSTLYAIVTTASETGAVNTMHDTLSPITGMLALSNMLLNTVFGGAGAGFMNIIMYAIIAVFLSGLMVGRTPEFLGKKIEGKEMKLIAVTLLIHPFLILGSTALALYTPLGSDGISNPGFHGLSQVLYEYTSSAANNGSGFEGLGDATPFWNISTGIVMFIGRYFGIIAMLAVGASLAAKKLVPETIGTFRTDTSLFGTIFVGAVFIVGALTFFPVLVLGPVAELLTL
- a CDS encoding amino acid permease — protein: MKQKKWGFWLLTAFVVGNMVGSGIFMLPSTLAQTASPLGVTSAWLVTGFGVLMIALVFGNLSIRRPDLTAGPQSYAKALFDSPKKGNVAGFSMVWGYWVANWISNVAIITSFAGYLSSFFPIMSDKSVLFTIGSQDVQLGRAITFAVCTILLWGTHTILVTNMTGAGKLNFVATASKVIGFMLFIIAGLFALESAAFGEFYFPVETDSGNTLGLTSQIQFAAISTLWAFVGIESAVILSGRASSQRDVKRATITGLIIAVFIYMVITLITMSVLPHDQLQASDKPFVDVLSVILGDAGANAMALLAVVSLFGSTIGWILLSSEVPYQAAKSGIFPAFFAKTNKKGSPKNALLITNLMSQIFIFSTISGTISEAYTFLTTSATLAYLFPYLVSSIFFLKLIAKGETYDLVKGSRVRDGIIASIACIYSVWVIVTGTADLKTFALGVGLFLAGFVIYPFLKKYMKKEESASA
- a CDS encoding DUF2294 domain-containing protein, which codes for MAVSPKKKLEMELSEAFIKLQRDLIGRGPQETRTYIVHDMVIARFKGVLTVEEKHLVENENGRKLVKQMRQVLREMYSKKFEEIVENCTGCRVLSSHSDISTKMGERIEVFVVDKDLERLLE
- a CDS encoding twin-arginine translocase TatA/TatE family subunit gives rise to the protein MNLGFGEIMLIVFVALLLFGPKKLPELGKAAGKTLREFKNATKGLMDDDDVKSDKSVK
- the kdpC gene encoding potassium-transporting ATPase subunit KdpC; the encoded protein is MEEKQSIIGPIIRMSLVLMVFCGLVYPAAVTVIAQAAAPDKADGSLIYDENDKVIGSELIGQSFTEAGYFHGRVSSIEYNGAGSGSNNYAPSNEDMLNRTKESIKEWEKNNPETPISDVPNDLLTNSGSGLDPHISPKAAYVQVSRVSEATGIKKAKLEKLIEKHVQGKELGLFGEERVNVLKLNLDLKNMKKQ
- a CDS encoding signal peptide protein, which encodes MLDIIMAVSFAALALLMAGLISWSEKIVNEGREEK
- the kdpB gene encoding potassium-transporting ATPase subunit KdpB, encoding MSKTLATAVKAADERYDQKEAAGQTEPEGHKPVNRTKSGQGLIVNAVKASFLKLDPRIMVKNPIMFIVEIGFFLTLLLTFAPNAFGPAEVSTAFNLTVSLILLFTVLFANFAEALAEGRGMAQANALKNSKKEMTANRVKPGGNIEKVDSASLRKGDVVIVSQGEFIPGDGEIISGLASVDESAITGESAPVIKEAGGDFNSVTGGTKVVSDQIKVRITSDPGESFLDKMIALVEGAQRQKTPNEIALNTVLTSLTLIFMIVVVTLPFYTDYLGFRLEIPVLIALLVCLIPTTIGGLLSAIGIAGMDRVTQFNVIAMSGKAVEAAGDINTIILDKTGTITFGNRMASEFIPVGNAPMQDLAQWTAVSSLEDETPEGRSVLELLKNKQLSYRTDLADGGTFIEFKAETRMSGMDLPDGSVVRKGAVDAVKKWVLSSGGTIPADLDKKTDDISKAGGTPLAVAMNDQIFGLIYLKDTVKPGMKERFDKLRSMGIKTVMCTGDNPLTAATIAKEAGVDEFIAECKPEDKIEVIKYEQAQGKLVAMTGDGTNDAPALAQADVGLAMNSGTAAAKEAANMVDLDSNPTKIIEVVSIGKQLLMTRGALTTFSIANDIAKYFAIIPAMFMLAIPEMSMLNVMRLDSPISAILSALIFNAIIIPILIPLAMKGVSYKPMSSNALLRKNLLVYGLGGVLVPFIGIKFIDLCLALFI
- the kdpDN gene encoding KdpD-like non-kinase potassium sensor (KdpDN resembles contains the N-terminal sensor region of KdpD but lacks the C-terminal histidine kinase region.), encoding MTENHPYFRRKTPQELLDEIAEMNRGKLKLYVGAAPGVGKSYKMLQDAHDLKLEGIDAVIGLIECHGRRETEDLIKDLEVIPLKEMPYKGSIFRELNTEAIIERKPAVVIIDELAHTNIPGSKNLKRYMDVEEILEAGINVMSAVNIQHLESVHDIVQQITRVAVRERVPDLFVQRASEIQLIDVTPETLRKRMTEGKIYGSDKIEQSLSHFFTVPNLSALRELALREVADDVDEKMEQISGNLSYGPIGVHEKILVCVGYGPTAEKLIRRGWRMANRLRAQLYVLHAVKYPKESFTQEMREKIERWQLLSSQFNAVFLLEHERNRKPAEIIIEAANKYHVTQILLGQSARTRWEEIRKGSIVNTIMRKTENIDIHIVSDGKI